The DNA sequence CGGCTTCGGGTGGGACGTGGCGGGCGAGATCGACGAGCTCGGCGCGGACGTGGCCGGCTGGGCGGTGTCCGACCGGGTGGTCGGCCTGCACTACGGGCCGGTCAAGCCGCTCGGTACGCACGCGGAGTACGCGGTGCTCGACGCGTCGGCGCTCGCTCCGGCTCCGGTCACGGTCGACCAGGTCACGGCGGCCGCGCTGCCGCTGAGCGGCCTGACCGCCGCCCGTGCGGTGGACCTCCTGGAACTCCCGGCCGGGGCCGCGGTCCTGGTCACCGGCGCGGCGGGGGCGGTCGGCGGCCTCGCGGTCCAGCTGGCGGCGCGGGCCGGCTACGTGGTGACGGCCCTGGCGGGACCCGGTGACGAGGCACTCGTACGGTCCCTGGGCGCGGCCCACTTCGTCCCGCGCGGCGCGGCTCCGGCCGCCGCGGTGGACGGCGTCGTGGATACGGCGGTCCTCGGCGGTCCGGCCCTGGCCTTCGTCCGCGACGGCGGCACCTACGTCGGCCTGATTCCCCACGCGGCCCCGGCGGCGGAGCGGGGCGTCCGCGTGGTGGAGCAGGAGGTCGCGGCGGACGGCGCGCACCTGGCCCGCCTGGTGAAGCTGGTCGACACGGGTGACCTGACGCTCAGGGTGGCGCGCACCTTCCCCCTGGCGGAGGCCCCCAAGGCCCACGCCCACCTCGCGGACCCGGGCACGCGCGGCCGCATCGTCCTGACGGCCTGAGGCCGCGGCCCGGCGGCCGGGGCCGGGCCCGGCGCCGCACTGGGCAGCGCCGGGGCCCAGGACCCGTGCACGCGGGTGCCGTATCGGTGCCTAGTACAGGCCCTTGTAGATCTGCCAGCCGGTGGCGATCTTCACGCGGCTGCCGAAGGTGCCCTTGCCGGTGCCGGGGATCCGCCAGATGACGCCGGAGGTGTCCCGGGCCAGGAGGTCGGCGCGGCCGTCGCCGTTCAGGTCACCTGCGGCGACCACGGAGTTGTACGTCGAGCCCCAGCTGTCGGCGATCTTCACCGGCGCGGCGAAGCCGCCCTTGCCGTTGCCGTTCATGCGCCACAGCCGGTTGGACTTGTCCTGGAGGACCAGGTCGCCGAACCGGTCGCCGTTGAGGTCGCCGGCGCCGAGGATCTTCTTGTAGCCCTTGTACGAGCCGGGGATCTGTACGCGCGGTGCGAGGAGGCCGTCCTTGGCGCGGGCGTACCGGTACAGGGCGCCGGTCGAGGCGTTGCGGGCGACGAGTTCTGCCGGGCCGCCGCCGGCGACGTCGCCGGGGGAGGTCAGCACGTCGTACTGGTTCCAGCCTCCGCCGATGAGCGTCTTTGGGGTCTTGGGCGTGAAGGTACTGCCCGGGTTGGCGGTGTAACGGCGGAGCTCACCCTGGGAATTGCGGATCAGCAGGTCGTTGGTGAGGTCGAGGGCCGGTCCCTTGACCGGGATGGGCAGGGTGCCGGCGGGCCAGCCGTAGCCGGTGCCGGTGCCCTTGAAGGCGCCGGTGGCGCGGTCCCCGTAGATCGAGCGGATGCCGCCGTTGGTGGTCATGACGAGCGCGTCGCCGATGCCGTCGGGCTTGCCGGAGGCGCTGCCCTGGTCACGCAAGGCGGAGGCGCCGTTGTAGACGGTGACCGTGCCGGTGGCCAGGGTCTGCTCACTGGCGTCCCCGGGCATCGACGTGGCCTTGAGGGTCCACTTCACGGGGCCGCTGGGGGTGTGGGTGGTCCCGTCGTCCCCGTAGCCGTCCCAGATCACCGAGGGGCTCAGCGTCGTGCCGCCCTTGATGGTGCGCCGGAAGGCCCCGGTGGCCTCGGTGAAGGTCAGGGTCCAGGAGTAGACGGGTCGGCTGAGCCGCCACTGGGGGCGCCAGGTGTCGGACCAGTGGTCGTACAGCGACGGGACGTCGGCGCTACGGACCGTCAGGGGTGCGTTCGTGGTGTGGGCGCTGCGGAGGCCGTAGATCTCGCTCTCGCCGCCCATGTCCCAGGTGGCGGTCGCCTGGCCGTCCGGCCCCGCTGCGATCCGGCCGTCCACGTTGTCGGCGCCTTGCGAGCCCCACAGCAGGGTGCCGCCCGACCACACGCCGTCCTTGAGGCGTGCCTGGTGCAGCTGCTCGCCGCCGCCTTGCCACAGGGCCCTGACAGTGCCGTCCTTGCCGACGGCGGCGTCCTCGAAGACCGCCCCGTGCTCCGGGGACGAGAGGGTGGTCACGCGGGACCACTTGCCGTCCGTGTGGTTCAGCGTGGCGGATGCCACGCGGTGATCGCGGTCGCCCCCCTCGGTCCAAACCAGGGACACGTCGCCGTCGGGCTCGACCAGCGGCTCGGAGGTCGACGTCCACGGGCTCGTGCCGACCCTGAGGTCCGCCGCACGTCGCCAGTCGGCCTTCGCGTCGGGCACGACGGCAGTGTGGAGCAGCCGGTCGTTCTCGCCCTTGAGCTGCTCGGTCCACGTCAGGGCCACGGCGCGGCCGGCGCCGCCGGCCAGTCGGGGTTCGCCCAGAACGGTGACGGAGTCCGCGACCGGAACGGGCGCCGTCCAGCCGGCCGAGCCGGCCGGGCGGGTGGACGTACGGATGCTGGAGCCGCCGTTCTCCTTCAGCTGGCGGAAGGCGACCACGGGTGTGCCGTCGGAGTCGACGGTGGCCTCGGGCCGTTCGGCCCCGGGGTCGTCGTCCGCGGCGGCGTTGCTCACCTGGGCTGCGGCGGACCACGTGCCGTCGGGGGTGCGGGTGGCCGCCCAGACGGAAGACTCGGTGCCGTAGGTCTTGCGCTGCTGCCAGGTGAGGGCGACGGTGCCGTCGGCGCCGGCGGCCAGGTCGGGTTTCGTCGGGACGAGCCTCTTGTCCAGGTCGAAGAGGGTGGTGGGCGCCGACCACGTGCCGTTCTGCAGGGTGGAGGTGACGAGCCGGAGCGGCACCTTGCCCCACTGGGCGGGATCCGCGACGTCCGGGTACTCGGTCCACGCGGCGACCACGTCACCGCCCACGAGGGTGAGGGTGGCCTGTCCCTTCCACTCGGCCGACGAGGACAGCTGCTTCGGGGTCTCCCAGGTGTCTTCGCCGGCCGGGCGCACGGCTGCCTGGAGCACGGGCCGCCACGATCCGGAGATGAGGGCGTCCTGGTAGAAGAGCACCACCGCGGAGCCGTCGTCCCGCTGGACGAGTCCCTGCGTGTACGGGTCGACCCGCACCTTGGAGACGGTCGACCAGGTGGTCCACGGCGGCAGGTCCGCCGCGTGGGCGGTGCCGGCCAGTGCCGGGGCGGTGCCGGCCATGACGGCGGCGACGACCAGCGCGGACAGGCCGCGGCGGCGCGGGCCGCGTGCGGGACGGACGGAAGCAGGCAGGTGCACGGATCCCCCAGGGTGCGAAAACGCGTTACTCGCAGGGGAGACACACGAAAACCCCGCGGGGTTGTACTGCCTGGGCGATTGCCTGCGCCGCGGACGGGAGGCCCTCGCAGAGGGCCGCCCACCGGGCCGCCCGCAGGGGGTGAATGGCCGGATCAGGGCCAGACGAGGCAGTACGGCTGGTGCCCCGCCTCGTGCAGCCGATGGCTGAAATCCTGCCATTCGTGGAGCAGCTGGTAGACGTTGAAGGCGTCGCGGGGGCCGCCGCGGTCGGGGACCGTGGACCAGATGAAGGCGGCGGCGCCGACCGATTCCTCGCCGATGCCGCGCAGCGGGTCGACGACGGTCATCGGGAGTTTCACGACGGCGTAGTCGGGGTGGAGGACGACCAGTTCCAGCGGGGGCACCTTGTGCAGGGGTATGCCCTCGATGCCGGTCAGGACCATCGCGGCGACGGTTTCCGGCTTGATCTTGCTGAACATGCCGCCCATGCCGAGCTCGTCGCCGCCGAGCTCCTCCGGCCGCATCGTCACCGGGACGCGCGCGGCCGTGGCCCCGTCGGGGGCGCCGAAGTACTTGTACGTCACGCCCATGCCGCGGCCCCTGGGGAGGCCGTCGGGGTCCTGCGTGGGGCCCGGTACGTGTTCT is a window from the Streptomyces sp. NBC_01244 genome containing:
- a CDS encoding NADP-dependent oxidoreductase; the protein is MLAAVTEGFGGPERIEVVRVPIPRPGAGQVRVRVRAAGLNPVDGAVRAGVFGGEGQRLGFGWDVAGEIDELGADVAGWAVSDRVVGLHYGPVKPLGTHAEYAVLDASALAPAPVTVDQVTAAALPLSGLTAARAVDLLELPAGAAVLVTGAAGAVGGLAVQLAARAGYVVTALAGPGDEALVRSLGAAHFVPRGAAPAAAVDGVVDTAVLGGPALAFVRDGGTYVGLIPHAAPAAERGVRVVEQEVAADGAHLARLVKLVDTGDLTLRVARTFPLAEAPKAHAHLADPGTRGRIVLTA
- a CDS encoding FG-GAP repeat domain-containing protein → MHLPASVRPARGPRRRGLSALVVAAVMAGTAPALAGTAHAADLPPWTTWSTVSKVRVDPYTQGLVQRDDGSAVVLFYQDALISGSWRPVLQAAVRPAGEDTWETPKQLSSSAEWKGQATLTLVGGDVVAAWTEYPDVADPAQWGKVPLRLVTSTLQNGTWSAPTTLFDLDKRLVPTKPDLAAGADGTVALTWQQRKTYGTESSVWAATRTPDGTWSAAAQVSNAAADDDPGAERPEATVDSDGTPVVAFRQLKENGGSSIRTSTRPAGSAGWTAPVPVADSVTVLGEPRLAGGAGRAVALTWTEQLKGENDRLLHTAVVPDAKADWRRAADLRVGTSPWTSTSEPLVEPDGDVSLVWTEGGDRDHRVASATLNHTDGKWSRVTTLSSPEHGAVFEDAAVGKDGTVRALWQGGGEQLHQARLKDGVWSGGTLLWGSQGADNVDGRIAAGPDGQATATWDMGGESEIYGLRSAHTTNAPLTVRSADVPSLYDHWSDTWRPQWRLSRPVYSWTLTFTEATGAFRRTIKGGTTLSPSVIWDGYGDDGTTHTPSGPVKWTLKATSMPGDASEQTLATGTVTVYNGASALRDQGSASGKPDGIGDALVMTTNGGIRSIYGDRATGAFKGTGTGYGWPAGTLPIPVKGPALDLTNDLLIRNSQGELRRYTANPGSTFTPKTPKTLIGGGWNQYDVLTSPGDVAGGGPAELVARNASTGALYRYARAKDGLLAPRVQIPGSYKGYKKILGAGDLNGDRFGDLVLQDKSNRLWRMNGNGKGGFAAPVKIADSWGSTYNSVVAAGDLNGDGRADLLARDTSGVIWRIPGTGKGTFGSRVKIATGWQIYKGLY